A section of the Oncorhynchus gorbuscha isolate QuinsamMale2020 ecotype Even-year unplaced genomic scaffold, OgorEven_v1.0 Un_scaffold_1202, whole genome shotgun sequence genome encodes:
- the LOC124021749 gene encoding small cysteine and glycine repeat-containing protein 5-like, whose amino-acid sequence MGCCVDMGCCVDMGWDMGCCVDMGCCVDMGCCVDMGCCVDMGCCVDMGCCVDMGCVDMGCCVDMGCCVDMGCCVDMGCCVDMGCCVDMGCCVDMGCCVDMGCCVDMGCCVDMGCCVDMGCCVDMGCCVDMGCCVDMGCCNHNALWTQTQP is encoded by the coding sequence GCTGCTGTGTGGACATGGGCTGCTGTGTGGACATGGGCTGGGACATGGGCTGCTGTGTGGACATGGGCTGCTGTGTGGACATGGGCTGCTGTGTGGACATGGGCTGCTGTGTGGACATGGGCTGCTGTGTGGACATGGGCTGCTGTGTGGACATGGGCTGTGTGGACATGGGCTGCTGTGTGGACATGGGCTGCTGTGTGGACATGGGCTGCTGTGTGGACATGGGCTGCTGTGTGGACATGGGCTGCTGTGTGGACATGGGCTGCTGTGTGGACATGGGCTGCTGTGTGGACATGGGCTGCTGTGTGGACATGGGCTGCTGTGTGGACATGGGCTGCTGTGTGGACATGGGCTGCTGTGTGGACATGGGCTGCTGTGTGGACATGGGCTGCTGTGTGGACATGGGCTGCTGTAACCACAATGCACTTTGGACACAGACACAACCctga